Proteins encoded within one genomic window of Homo sapiens chromosome 21, GRCh38.p14 Primary Assembly:
- the IFNGR2 gene encoding interferon gamma receptor 2 isoform 1 precursor (isoform 1 precursor is encoded by transcript variant 1) gives MRPTLLWSLLLLLGVFAAAAAAPPAQLTLETYQEWCNDSAATHDPLSQLPAPQHPKIRLYNAEQVLSWEPVALSNSTRPVVYQVQFKYTDSKWFTADIMSIGVNCTQITATECDFTAASPSAGFPMDFNVTLRLRAELGALHSAWVTMPWFQHYRNVTVGPPENIEVTPGEGSLIIRFSSPFDIADTSTAFFCYYVHYWEKGGIQQVKGPFRSNSISLDNLKPSRVYCLQVQAQLLWNKSNIFRVGHLSNISCYETMADASTELQQVILISVGTFSLLSVLAGACFFLVLKYRGLIKYWFHTPPSIPLQIEEYLKDPTQPILEALDKDSSPKDDVWDSVSIISFPEKEQEDVLQTL, from the exons CACAGCTAACTTTGGAGACCTACCAAGAATGGTGCAATGATTCAGCAGCTACTCATG ACCCTCTTTCCCAGCTGCCCGCTCCTCAGCACCCGAAGATTCGCCTGTACAACGCAGAGCAGGTCCTGAGTTGGGAGCCAGTGGCCCTGAGCAATAGCACGAGGCCTGTTGTCTACCAAGTGCAGTTTAAATA cACCGACAGTAAATGGTTCACGGCCGACATCATGTCCATAGGGGTGAATTGTACACAGATCACAGCAACAGAGTGTGACTTCACTGCCGCCAGTCCCTCAGCAGGCTTCCCAATGGATTTCAATGTCACTCTACGCCTTCGAGCTGAGCTGGGAGCACTCCAttctgcctgggtgacaatgcCTTGGTTTCAACACTATCGGAATG TGACTGTCGGGCCTCCAGAAAACATTGAGGTGACCCCAGGAGAAGGCTCCCTCATCATCAGGTTCTCCTCTCCCTTTGACATCGCTGATACCTCCACGGcctttttttgttattatgtcCATTACTGGGAAAAAGGAGGAATCCAACAG GTCAAAGGCCCTTTCAGAAGCAACTCCATTTCATTGGATAACTTAAAACCCTCCAGAGTGTACTGTTTACAAGTCCAGGCACAACTGCTTTGGAACAAAAGTAACATCTTTAGAGTCGGGCATTTAAGCAACATATCTTGCTACGAAACAATGGCAGATG CCTCCACTGAGCTTCAGCAAGTCATCCTGATCTCCGTGGGAACATTTTCGTTGCTGTCGGTGCTGGCAGGAGCCTGTTTCTTCCTGGTCCTGAAATATAGAGGCCTGATTAAATACTGGTTTCACACTCCACCAAGCATCCCATTACAGATAGAAGAG TATTTAAAAGACCCAACTCAGCCCATCTTAGAGGCCTTGGACAAGGACAGCTCACCAAAGGATGACGTCTGGGACTCTGTGTCCATTATCTCGTTTCCGGAAAAGGAGCAAGAAGATGTTCTCCAAACGCTTTGA
- the IFNGR2 gene encoding interferon gamma receptor 2 isoform 2 precursor (isoform 2 precursor is encoded by transcript variant 2), which yields MRPTLLWSLLLLLGVFAAAAAAPPDPLSQLPAPQHPKIRLYNAEQVLSWEPVALSNSTRPVVYQVQFKYTDSKWFTADIMSIGVNCTQITATECDFTAASPSAGFPMDFNVTLRLRAELGALHSAWVTMPWFQHYRNVTVGPPENIEVTPGEGSLIIRFSSPFDIADTSTAFFCYYVHYWEKGGIQQVKGPFRSNSISLDNLKPSRVYCLQVQAQLLWNKSNIFRVGHLSNISCYETMADASTELQQVILISVGTFSLLSVLAGACFFLVLKYRGLIKYWFHTPPSIPLQIEEYLKDPTQPILEALDKDSSPKDDVWDSVSIISFPEKEQEDVLQTL from the exons ACCCTCTTTCCCAGCTGCCCGCTCCTCAGCACCCGAAGATTCGCCTGTACAACGCAGAGCAGGTCCTGAGTTGGGAGCCAGTGGCCCTGAGCAATAGCACGAGGCCTGTTGTCTACCAAGTGCAGTTTAAATA cACCGACAGTAAATGGTTCACGGCCGACATCATGTCCATAGGGGTGAATTGTACACAGATCACAGCAACAGAGTGTGACTTCACTGCCGCCAGTCCCTCAGCAGGCTTCCCAATGGATTTCAATGTCACTCTACGCCTTCGAGCTGAGCTGGGAGCACTCCAttctgcctgggtgacaatgcCTTGGTTTCAACACTATCGGAATG TGACTGTCGGGCCTCCAGAAAACATTGAGGTGACCCCAGGAGAAGGCTCCCTCATCATCAGGTTCTCCTCTCCCTTTGACATCGCTGATACCTCCACGGcctttttttgttattatgtcCATTACTGGGAAAAAGGAGGAATCCAACAG GTCAAAGGCCCTTTCAGAAGCAACTCCATTTCATTGGATAACTTAAAACCCTCCAGAGTGTACTGTTTACAAGTCCAGGCACAACTGCTTTGGAACAAAAGTAACATCTTTAGAGTCGGGCATTTAAGCAACATATCTTGCTACGAAACAATGGCAGATG CCTCCACTGAGCTTCAGCAAGTCATCCTGATCTCCGTGGGAACATTTTCGTTGCTGTCGGTGCTGGCAGGAGCCTGTTTCTTCCTGGTCCTGAAATATAGAGGCCTGATTAAATACTGGTTTCACACTCCACCAAGCATCCCATTACAGATAGAAGAG TATTTAAAAGACCCAACTCAGCCCATCTTAGAGGCCTTGGACAAGGACAGCTCACCAAAGGATGACGTCTGGGACTCTGTGTCCATTATCTCGTTTCCGGAAAAGGAGCAAGAAGATGTTCTCCAAACGCTTTGA